The Fusobacterium necrophorum subsp. necrophorum genome includes the window CTCGCTTCAACTGCAAATTATTTCGGAAGAAGATTGGAAAATCACAGAAAAAGATGAAGAAACGGGAGAAATTCTCTCGAAAGAAAAAACAGTTAGCTTTGATAAGCATTTAAAAGTATATGTGAGTTGGTCTAAAAAAAGAGCTTTTCGGGATTATGTGGAAGGAAATCAAAAAAATGGGTATTACTACATCAGTACTAACGATTTTTCGATTGAAAATTCCGAAATGTTAAAAATATTCCAGCATATCTGGAATATCGAAGAAAAATTCAGAATTACCCATGTCGATTTTGAACGTCAACATATACGTGGACATTTTTGTTTATGTTTTCTATGTCTATGTATCATTCGTTATTTTCAATATTTGCTCGGTTCTGAAGGAAAAGCCAGTGTTCCCATGATCTATGCCAATAAGGCAATTTCGAATCCTATGGTATTGATACAGAGAAAAAGTGAAAATGCGATAGTCCACCCCATTCATCTGACAAATTCCTTCTTAAAATTGGCGAATTTATTGGGAATGAAAAAAATAGAGGAAAATATGAGTCTACGCGAATTTGAAGCCTGTGTCAAACTGAATTTCAAACTCTGAGGGAATCTCCCGAAAATAAAAAAGGATTTTAAAGCTTTTTTTCCGCTTTAAAATCCTTTTTCTTTTTTCCCTTCTTTCCTGCGTCCTGAGATATCGTTTCTATATTTGAATTCCTTTTTTTGCTAACATCGTTTGAATTCTTTGAATCGCTCTTTTCTTCCCAATGACATGCAATACATTATAGAGATCCGCTCCTCTGGCTTGTCCTGTCATCACAGCTCTTAACGGCATAAATACTTTTCCCGGTCCTTCCTGTAATTCATCCAATAAGGAATGTAGTAAGTCCTTTGCTTCTTCCGCTGTAAATTGTTCTTGTTGCCAAGCATTTAATTTTTCTAAGAAAAGGGCAATGGATTTCTTTCCTACTTCCTCTTCCAAAGAAGAATGTAATTTTTCGACCGATTTTCTCTCTTTTTTATTCATATCTTCCGTTACCACAGGCAATTCATATTCATCTTCAAAGAAAGATTTGGATTCTTGAGCCAATTGCTTCAAAGTTTGAGCACTTTCTCTTTGGATTTCCACAATTTTCTTATAAGTTTCAAAATCTGCCATATATCCTTCTTTTTCAAAGAAAGGAACTGCCAATTTCGTCAATTCATCCAAGTCTTTTAAACGCATTTGATGATTGTTTACCCAACCCAATTTTACCAAATCGAAAACAGGTCCTCCCAAAGAGACCTTATCAATGTTGAAGTGGTCAATAAACTCTTGTAAAGAGAAAATTTCCTGATTTTCTCCATAAGAATATCCCATCAATCCCAAGAAGTTAATAATTCCCTCTTTGATATATCCCTCTTCTTTATACCAAATCAAAGAAACGGGATTTTTTCTCTTTGAAATTTTGGTCCTATCACTATTTCGAAGTAAAGGCATATGTATAAATTCCGGTGCTTCCCAACCAAAAGCCTTATACAATTGAATATGTTTCGGAGTCGACGGAATCCATTCTTCCGCTCTGATGACATGGGTAATTCCCATC containing:
- the gltX gene encoding glutamate--tRNA ligase; amino-acid sequence: MEKKIRTRIAPSPTGDPHVGTAYIALFNLAFANHNGGDFILRIEDTDQNRYTDGSEQMIFDALHWLGLDYVEGPDVGGDYGSYRQSERFDLYVKYAKELVERGGAYYCFCTSDRLDHLRERQKAMGKAPGYDGHCRSLTKEEIEEKLAAGEPYVIRLKMPYEGETVIHDRLRGDIVFENNKIDDQVLLKADGFPTYHLANVVDDHLMGITHVIRAEEWIPSTPKHIQLYKAFGWEAPEFIHMPLLRNSDRTKISKRKNPVSLIWYKEEGYIKEGIINFLGLMGYSYGENQEIFSLQEFIDHFNIDKVSLGGPVFDLVKLGWVNNHQMRLKDLDELTKLAVPFFEKEGYMADFETYKKIVEIQRESAQTLKQLAQESKSFFEDEYELPVVTEDMNKKERKSVEKLHSSLEEEVGKKSIALFLEKLNAWQQEQFTAEEAKDLLHSLLDELQEGPGKVFMPLRAVMTGQARGADLYNVLHVIGKKRAIQRIQTMLAKKGIQI